One genomic segment of Borrelia coriaceae includes these proteins:
- the gltX gene encoding glutamate--tRNA ligase, producing the protein MDIRVRYAPSPTGLQHIGGIRTALFNYFFAKSCGGKFLLRIEDTDQTRYFKEAEEDLYQSLEWLGIDFDEGPTCGGPYEPYVQSKRTEIYQKYAKQLVEMGNAYYCYCTSERLERIRKIQTVNKMAPGYDRHCRNLSENEIQDAVNLGITPVIRFKIPLEGETYFDDILLGKVTWANRDISPDPVILKSDGLPTYHLANVVDDHLMKISHVLRAQEWVSSGSLHVLLYSAFGWKPPIYCHLPMVMGSDGQKLSKRHGATSLKQFIDDGYLPEAIINYITLLGWSYDDKSEFFTKDELQKLFSIERVNKSPAIFDYNKLDFFNSYYIRGKEGDELVDLLIPFLQKAGYIKEEISSFDKQNLMLLVPLIKPRIRKLSESIAMLKFFYEDIETWNLDEFLGKKKTAGDIYLLLEKIKPLLEGFETRILSENEKIFYDFAKENNLKIGDVLLPIRIAVLGSKVSPPLFDSLQLLGKVKVFDRINQAQQFLKRHMNYK; encoded by the coding sequence GTGGATATAAGAGTTAGATATGCACCTTCTCCAACTGGTTTGCAACATATTGGGGGAATTAGAACAGCTTTATTTAACTATTTTTTTGCTAAATCTTGTGGTGGAAAATTTTTGCTTCGAATAGAGGATACAGATCAAACTAGGTATTTTAAAGAAGCAGAGGAGGATCTGTATCAGAGTTTAGAGTGGCTTGGCATTGATTTTGATGAGGGACCTACTTGTGGTGGTCCTTATGAACCTTATGTTCAGTCAAAGAGAACAGAAATATATCAAAAGTATGCTAAACAATTGGTTGAGATGGGAAATGCTTATTATTGTTATTGTACATCTGAGAGATTAGAGAGAATCAGAAAAATTCAGACTGTTAATAAGATGGCACCAGGATATGATAGACATTGTAGGAATTTAAGTGAAAATGAAATTCAAGATGCTGTAAATTTAGGCATAACTCCTGTTATTAGATTTAAAATCCCCCTTGAGGGAGAGACTTATTTTGATGACATCTTACTTGGTAAAGTTACATGGGCAAATAGGGATATTAGTCCTGATCCTGTGATTCTTAAGTCAGATGGACTACCAACTTATCATCTTGCCAATGTTGTTGATGATCATTTGATGAAAATTTCTCATGTCTTAAGAGCTCAGGAATGGGTTTCTTCAGGATCTTTGCATGTGCTTCTTTATAGTGCTTTTGGATGGAAGCCGCCTATTTATTGCCATCTTCCAATGGTCATGGGAAGTGATGGGCAAAAATTAAGTAAGAGACATGGTGCTACATCTTTAAAACAATTTATTGATGATGGGTATCTTCCGGAAGCTATTATTAATTACATTACTTTACTTGGTTGGTCTTATGATGATAAGAGTGAGTTTTTTACAAAAGATGAGCTTCAAAAATTATTTTCTATTGAGCGAGTCAATAAATCTCCTGCTATTTTTGACTATAATAAATTAGATTTTTTTAATAGCTATTATATTAGGGGAAAAGAGGGTGATGAGTTAGTCGATCTTTTAATTCCATTCTTGCAAAAAGCAGGCTACATTAAGGAAGAGATTAGTTCTTTTGATAAGCAAAACTTGATGCTTTTAGTCCCTTTAATAAAGCCAAGAATTAGAAAACTTAGTGAGTCTATTGCTATGCTTAAATTTTTTTATGAAGATATTGAAACTTGGAATTTAGATGAATTTTTAGGTAAGAAAAAAACGGCAGGTGATATTTATTTACTCTTAGAAAAGATTAAGCCATTATTAGAGGGATTTGAAACTAGAATACTTTCTGAGAATGAAAAAATTTTTTATGATTTTGCTAAAGAAAATAATTTAAAAATAGGAGACGTGCTCTTACCAATTAGAATTGCGGTTCTTGGAAGTAAGGTATCCCCTCCTCTTTTTGATTCTTTGCAATTACTTGGTAAAGTTAAGGTTTTTGATAGAATAAATCAAGCGCAGCAATTTCTGAAAAGACACATGAATTATAAATAA
- a CDS encoding HD-GYP domain-containing protein — protein MQNFDNLAKDIKNFSYVIDKNFLVWPQNSLLKPINTELIEKWDLKSEIKLQRAFFNESLITETRKLINVEYDEESIANYHILVSNLEEIYETCKRNKKIYYQDVLPTVKKVMEFYKKNQDTFIKYMKVPKLLSDYHIVHSINTAILTVALGKEMNLNNHKMVELCTIALLHKIGFLFIPLHISEKKEKLNDEEFEIIKKYPVLGHKILSSTNFSHSICLAILNHKENLDGSGYPNKLKSIKINIESNMIGAASAYSAILLDRTYKGALNSGASLIELIQDADKKFDKRVLKLIIKVLSQCPLDFIVELNDNSIAKIIKINDANINVPYIKYIIKDNKIIPPSENQNYVKSIPKTETGIKKILRQDEIEFISKKYGLKEI, from the coding sequence ATGCAAAATTTTGATAACCTAGCAAAAGATATAAAAAATTTTTCGTACGTAATAGACAAAAATTTTCTAGTATGGCCTCAAAACTCGCTTCTAAAACCTATAAATACCGAACTTATTGAAAAATGGGACTTAAAGAGCGAAATTAAATTACAAAGAGCATTCTTTAACGAATCATTAATAACAGAAACAAGAAAGCTTATTAATGTAGAATATGATGAAGAATCTATTGCCAACTATCACATACTAGTAAGCAATTTAGAAGAAATATATGAAACCTGCAAGAGGAACAAAAAAATTTACTATCAAGACGTTCTTCCAACCGTCAAAAAGGTAATGGAATTTTATAAAAAAAATCAAGACACATTCATCAAATATATGAAAGTACCTAAGCTCTTATCTGACTATCATATTGTTCACTCAATAAACACTGCAATACTAACCGTGGCACTTGGAAAAGAGATGAATTTAAACAATCATAAAATGGTTGAACTCTGCACAATAGCTCTTCTGCATAAAATAGGTTTCCTATTTATCCCTTTACATATAAGTGAAAAAAAAGAAAAATTAAATGATGAAGAATTTGAAATAATAAAAAAATATCCCGTACTTGGACATAAAATACTCTCAAGCACTAATTTTTCACATTCTATTTGTTTAGCAATACTAAATCATAAAGAAAACTTAGATGGTTCAGGATACCCTAACAAACTTAAAAGCATAAAAATAAATATTGAGTCTAATATGATAGGTGCTGCTAGTGCATATAGTGCAATTCTTTTAGATAGAACATATAAAGGGGCATTAAATTCTGGTGCATCTCTTATCGAACTTATACAAGATGCTGACAAAAAATTTGACAAAAGGGTTTTAAAACTAATAATTAAGGTCCTCTCTCAATGTCCTTTAGACTTTATTGTTGAACTCAATGACAACTCAATTGCCAAAATAATAAAAATTAACGATGCTAATATAAACGTCCCATATATAAAATACATAATAAAGGATAATAAAATCATACCCCCTAGCGAAAATCAAAATTATGTCAAATCCATACCTAAGACAGAAACTGGTATAAAAAAAATACTAAGACAAGATGAAATAGAATTTATTTCAAAAAAATATGGGTTAAAGGAAATCTAA
- a CDS encoding 5'-methylthioadenosine/adenosylhomocysteine nucleosidase, with protein sequence MILITSAMDEESAEINKIIENKEEIILDDYYAGEKKVYKGEIAGHKVLSLTTGIGKVNTTMWNSYIISKYKITHIINSGTAGGLRESANLKIKDIIVSSETAFHDFDLTKFGHKIGQVPGFPQKFKADENLLSKVVNIIKDKFKNTNVHIGLILTGDQFIGDEKQLEEIKNNFVDALAVEMEGAAIAQIAYTFKIPFIITRAVSDLPNIKDNHINFNKFLKEASMNAAQMVKELVKLI encoded by the coding sequence ATGATTTTAATAACATCTGCAATGGATGAAGAATCGGCAGAAATAAATAAAATTATCGAGAACAAAGAAGAAATTATATTAGATGACTATTATGCAGGTGAGAAAAAAGTTTATAAGGGAGAAATTGCAGGGCACAAAGTGCTCTCCTTAACTACTGGCATTGGAAAAGTAAACACCACTATGTGGAATAGCTACATTATATCAAAGTACAAAATTACTCACATAATCAACTCAGGGACTGCTGGTGGGCTTAGAGAATCTGCAAATCTTAAAATAAAAGATATCATCGTATCATCAGAGACAGCATTTCATGACTTTGATTTAACTAAGTTTGGACATAAGATAGGACAAGTACCAGGATTTCCACAAAAATTTAAAGCAGATGAAAATTTATTAAGCAAAGTTGTTAATATTATTAAAGACAAATTTAAAAACACTAATGTTCATATTGGTCTCATACTTACAGGTGATCAATTTATTGGAGATGAAAAACAATTAGAAGAAATTAAAAATAACTTTGTAGACGCTTTGGCTGTAGAAATGGAAGGCGCCGCAATTGCCCAAATAGCATATACATTTAAAATTCCTTTTATTATCACTCGTGCTGTATCTGATTTACCAAATATAAAAGATAATCACATAAACTTCAATAAGTTTCTAAAAGAGGCATCAATGAATGCAGCTCAGATGGTAAAGGAACTAGTTAAATTAATATAA
- the metK gene encoding methionine adenosyltransferase, which produces MLNNNLTATSEAVSEGHPDKIADQISDAILDEMLKRDKMAKVACETLVSQNLVIIAGEINSKAKKDIDIKEIAKQTIKNIGYTNIEYGLDYKSATIIDAIGSQSIDITNAVEKKNTKDIGAGDQGIIFGYACNETENFLPIAYELSNLILQKASKLRKSGQIKWLRPDAKSQVTIEYDSNKKPIRISNIVVSHQHDPDISQELLRQTIIEKIIKPTLKNKSMLDENIKYYINPSGNFVIGGPTGDTGLTGRKIIADSYGGFARHGGGAYSGKDATKVDRSAAYMARYIAKNMVAAEISKEFEMQLAYAIGIPNPVSIKITTGINDNEYEKKILNFIINNFDLTPNGIIKKLKLREPVYSKTCTYGHFGKNELEWEKLDFVDTIKKEFKI; this is translated from the coding sequence ATGCTCAATAACAATTTAACAGCAACATCCGAAGCTGTATCTGAAGGACATCCCGATAAAATTGCAGATCAAATTTCTGACGCTATACTTGATGAGATGCTTAAAAGAGACAAAATGGCAAAAGTCGCATGTGAAACTTTAGTTTCACAGAATTTGGTAATCATAGCAGGAGAGATCAACAGTAAAGCAAAAAAAGATATAGACATAAAAGAAATTGCAAAACAAACAATAAAAAACATTGGATACACAAATATAGAATATGGACTTGACTACAAATCTGCTACAATCATCGACGCTATTGGCTCTCAATCAATTGACATTACAAATGCAGTTGAAAAGAAAAATACAAAAGATATAGGAGCTGGGGATCAAGGTATAATCTTTGGTTATGCATGCAATGAGACTGAAAATTTCCTACCTATAGCATACGAATTATCTAACTTAATCTTACAGAAAGCCAGCAAACTTAGAAAATCAGGCCAAATTAAATGGCTACGTCCTGATGCAAAATCCCAAGTTACTATTGAATATGATTCTAATAAAAAGCCTATCAGAATCAGTAATATTGTTGTATCTCATCAACACGATCCTGATATTTCCCAAGAACTCTTAAGACAAACAATTATTGAAAAAATTATAAAACCCACTCTTAAAAATAAATCAATGCTTGATGAGAATATCAAATATTATATTAATCCTTCAGGCAATTTCGTAATAGGGGGTCCTACTGGAGACACAGGTCTTACAGGAAGAAAAATTATCGCTGACAGTTATGGTGGATTTGCAAGACATGGTGGTGGTGCTTATAGCGGTAAAGATGCTACTAAAGTTGATAGATCAGCCGCTTACATGGCAAGATACATTGCTAAAAATATGGTGGCAGCAGAAATTTCTAAAGAATTTGAAATGCAACTTGCTTATGCTATTGGAATCCCCAACCCAGTATCTATTAAAATAACTACAGGCATAAATGACAACGAATATGAAAAAAAAATACTAAATTTTATCATCAATAACTTTGATCTAACTCCCAACGGCATAATTAAAAAATTAAAATTAAGAGAGCCTGTTTACTCTAAGACATGCACATACGGACATTTTGGAAAAAATGAACTAGAATGGGAAAAGCTAGATTTCGTAGATACAATAAAAAAGGAGTTCAAAATATGA
- a CDS encoding S-ribosylhomocysteine lyase, which yields MNTITSFTIDHTKLKPGVYISRKDMFQNLTFTTVDIRMKAPNREPVINNAEMHTIEHIGATLLRNNKVWGDKILYFGPMGCRTGFYLILLGNYESKDLVDLISWLFHEIVNFQGNVTGATEKECGNYQDHNLNMAKHESNRYLETLANIKEENLIYP from the coding sequence ATGAATACAATAACGAGTTTTACAATTGATCATACAAAACTAAAACCTGGCGTATATATTTCAAGAAAAGATATGTTTCAAAATTTAACATTCACTACTGTAGACATCAGGATGAAAGCCCCTAACAGAGAACCTGTAATTAACAACGCGGAAATGCACACAATTGAGCATATAGGAGCAACATTGCTAAGAAACAATAAAGTCTGGGGAGACAAAATATTATACTTTGGACCAATGGGCTGCAGAACTGGATTTTACCTAATTCTTTTGGGCAACTATGAAAGTAAAGATCTAGTTGACCTAATATCTTGGCTTTTTCATGAGATTGTAAATTTTCAAGGTAATGTTACAGGAGCAACTGAAAAGGAATGCGGCAATTACCAAGATCACAATCTCAACATGGCAAAACATGAATCTAATCGATATTTAGAAACACTAGCTAACATAAAAGAAGAAAATTTAATATACCCCTAA
- a CDS encoding HIT family protein, which produces MSDCIFCKIVRNEISCYKVYDDELVLAFLDINPLNVGHTLVIPRQHSSDVLDMSDELNGRILKVCKKVAISLKKLGSNICSGVNIYSAIGADAGQVIFHTHFHVVPRFKGDDFGFKRGSNIEPLGDELLDLSEKISQNI; this is translated from the coding sequence TTGAGTGATTGTATTTTCTGCAAAATAGTAAGAAATGAAATATCTTGTTATAAGGTTTATGATGATGAGTTGGTGCTTGCTTTTCTTGATATTAATCCTTTAAATGTTGGACATACTCTTGTTATTCCAAGGCAACATAGTAGTGATGTTTTGGATATGAGCGATGAACTTAATGGGCGAATATTGAAGGTTTGTAAAAAAGTAGCTATTTCTTTAAAGAAGTTAGGTTCAAATATTTGTAGTGGAGTTAATATTTATAGTGCAATTGGAGCTGATGCAGGACAAGTTATTTTTCATACGCACTTTCATGTGGTGCCAAGATTTAAGGGAGATGATTTTGGTTTTAAAAGAGGCAGTAATATTGAACCTTTAGGAGATGAGCTTTTAGATTTATCTGAGAAAATAAGTCAAAATATTTAA
- the mgtE gene encoding magnesium transporter — protein sequence MIDVAFLRTLLEEKKYSDIKEELLKYDAFDISEALKKLSGSDLILLYRFLPKKVAVEAFSNFDQGTKNKLANSFTNKEIREMIDELNLDDVIDLLEEVPANVVQRFLASSTEENREIINKFLSYSDDSAGSIVTIEYIELKDYFRVGEALDYIRKVAKTKEDIYTYYITDEEKRLKGVVKIEDLMLSSDNVIISEIMKDSGFYIVKVSDGKEDVALLFQNHDISSVPVVDNEGRMIGVIIIDDILEVIQSLNTEDFQIMAAVTPLGKSYLDTSIFDMTKNRIVWLLILMISSTLTATIITNYQNLVLSLVILTSFIPLLMDTSGNAGSQASALIIRELALGTLKVSDFFKVLLKEVSVSILVGSILASINFIRVVFFVIPAHDERFKIAFVVSACLMIGLMVAKILGGLLPILAKFMKIDPALMAGPLITTIADVVTLIAYFNIAKLVLTNYF from the coding sequence ATGATAGATGTTGCATTTTTAAGAACCTTGCTTGAAGAGAAAAAATATTCTGATATAAAGGAAGAGCTTTTAAAATACGATGCTTTTGATATTAGTGAAGCTTTAAAAAAACTGAGTGGTTCTGATTTGATTTTGCTTTATAGATTTCTTCCCAAGAAGGTTGCTGTTGAAGCTTTTTCTAATTTTGATCAAGGCACAAAAAATAAGTTGGCTAATTCTTTTACAAATAAAGAAATAAGAGAGATGATAGATGAATTAAATCTTGATGATGTTATTGATCTCTTAGAAGAAGTCCCAGCAAATGTTGTACAGAGATTTTTAGCAAGTTCTACTGAAGAGAATAGAGAAATTATTAATAAATTCTTATCTTATAGCGATGATTCTGCTGGTTCAATTGTGACAATAGAATATATCGAACTTAAAGATTATTTTCGTGTTGGGGAGGCTCTTGATTATATTAGAAAGGTTGCAAAGACAAAGGAAGACATTTATACCTACTATATTACAGATGAAGAGAAACGTTTAAAGGGTGTTGTTAAGATTGAGGATTTGATGTTATCGAGTGATAATGTTATTATTTCTGAAATAATGAAGGATAGCGGATTTTATATTGTAAAGGTTAGTGATGGGAAGGAGGATGTTGCTCTTCTTTTTCAGAATCATGATATCTCAAGTGTTCCTGTTGTTGATAATGAAGGTCGAATGATAGGGGTTATTATTATCGATGATATTCTTGAAGTTATCCAAAGTTTAAATACCGAAGATTTCCAGATAATGGCGGCTGTTACTCCTTTAGGTAAGTCTTATCTTGATACTTCTATTTTTGACATGACAAAAAATAGGATAGTTTGGCTTTTGATACTTATGATATCTTCTACTTTAACTGCCACCATAATTACTAATTATCAGAATTTAGTTTTGTCTTTGGTGATTTTAACTAGTTTTATTCCACTTTTAATGGATACTTCGGGCAATGCTGGTTCTCAGGCATCTGCCTTGATAATTCGTGAACTTGCTCTTGGGACTCTTAAAGTAAGTGATTTTTTTAAAGTGTTACTTAAGGAAGTAAGTGTTAGTATTTTAGTTGGTTCGATTCTCGCTAGTATTAACTTTATAAGAGTTGTATTTTTTGTAATTCCTGCGCATGATGAGAGATTTAAAATAGCTTTTGTTGTGTCTGCATGTTTAATGATAGGTTTGATGGTCGCAAAAATATTAGGGGGTCTTTTGCCTATTTTAGCTAAGTTTATGAAAATAGATCCAGCTTTAATGGCTGGGCCTTTAATCACTACTATTGCCGATGTTGTTACCCTAATTGCTTATTTTAATATAGCAAAATTAGTTTTAACCAATTATTTTTAA
- a CDS encoding MGH1-like glycoside hydrolase domain-containing protein, translating into MNKNVFPKIYYYDQDFIDIYNKSLSWIRDKIVFPQSLEKGKKDKNYYSENLEFIDQLQACLSSFFLVYSNGEYSPTSTIDKFYELQEASGAIRARYDQNNNIVHIEGNDDGISFPIFAWVEYNLYHKTGNKRRICDVLPVIDKYYKWIEKNFLKENGLYSIDMNKIFYKNSPRKDAYYPIDFNSFQVHSAYCIAKLADILNDKSLSLEYKKRFFSLKAKINSLMWDEKDGFYYDLDINEKIVRRKTIVGFLPLLSEIPSEDRIDRMIFYLKSHEHFGTPNPFPTLAVNDPSFNSDGNGYYGSVYTYMNFFVIKGLEYCRRANIAREFTIRHLYYILDTLLPDSKVKGHVWEAYKPMKEGPAYLDAERKILPEKDIICYLALFSISLMIENIIGLTISLPDKTVYWNIPALEVMGIESLSLKKNQTTIICNKGKRGWEIKMESEKLYYFTINILNKKEKTLPIPSGRCSMLLDKL; encoded by the coding sequence TTGAATAAGAATGTGTTTCCCAAAATTTACTATTACGATCAGGATTTTATTGATATTTATAATAAGAGTCTTTCTTGGATTAGAGATAAAATTGTTTTTCCTCAATCTTTAGAGAAAGGTAAGAAGGATAAAAACTATTATTCTGAAAATCTTGAGTTTATAGATCAACTTCAAGCTTGTCTTTCAAGCTTTTTTCTTGTGTATAGTAATGGTGAATATTCTCCCACATCTACTATTGATAAATTTTATGAACTTCAAGAGGCATCTGGTGCAATTAGGGCTCGTTATGACCAAAATAATAATATTGTTCACATAGAGGGCAATGATGATGGTATTAGTTTTCCAATTTTTGCTTGGGTTGAATATAATCTATATCATAAAACAGGCAATAAAAGGCGTATTTGTGATGTTTTGCCAGTTATTGATAAGTATTATAAGTGGATAGAAAAAAATTTTTTAAAAGAAAATGGACTTTATTCAATTGATATGAATAAAATTTTTTATAAAAATTCTCCTAGGAAGGATGCTTATTATCCTATAGATTTTAATTCATTCCAAGTACATAGTGCATATTGTATTGCAAAATTGGCAGACATATTGAATGATAAAAGTTTATCTCTTGAATATAAGAAAAGATTTTTTTCTCTTAAAGCTAAAATTAATTCATTAATGTGGGATGAAAAAGATGGTTTTTATTATGATCTTGATATTAACGAAAAGATTGTTAGGCGTAAGACAATAGTAGGATTTTTGCCACTTCTCTCTGAAATTCCAAGTGAGGATAGAATAGATAGGATGATTTTTTATTTGAAAAGTCATGAACATTTTGGAACCCCAAATCCTTTTCCTACCCTTGCAGTTAATGATCCTAGCTTTAATTCAGATGGAAATGGGTATTATGGTTCTGTTTATACTTATATGAATTTTTTTGTTATTAAAGGACTTGAATATTGTAGACGTGCAAATATTGCAAGGGAATTTACTATAAGGCATTTGTATTATATATTAGATACTCTCTTGCCAGATAGTAAAGTTAAGGGGCATGTTTGGGAGGCTTATAAGCCTATGAAAGAGGGACCTGCATATTTGGATGCTGAGAGAAAAATTCTTCCAGAAAAGGATATTATTTGTTACCTTGCGCTTTTTAGTATTAGCCTTATGATAGAAAATATTATTGGGCTTACAATTAGTTTGCCTGATAAAACGGTCTATTGGAATATTCCTGCTCTTGAAGTTATGGGAATAGAGAGTTTATCACTTAAGAAAAATCAAACTACAATTATATGCAATAAGGGAAAAAGGGGCTGGGAGATCAAAATGGAGTCAGAAAAACTTTACTATTTTACAATAAATATACTTAATAAGAAGGAAAAAACTTTACCTATACCTTCAGGTAGATGTTCAATGCTTTTAGATAAGCTTTAA
- a CDS encoding BMP family protein, which produces MKSLFLILCVFCYSCSDSNVNGGLAKISVLVDGVFDDESFNEGAWKAVKKIEKEFGLEISMKESNANSYLSDLKLLKDNGSNLICLIGYKLSDSAITVALENPGIKYVIVDPVYDSDLVIPENLSAITFRSEEGAFLVGYIAAKISKTGKIGFLGGVDDVIINTFRYGYEAGAMYANSDINIDNKYIGSFVNTDAGESMANEMYLDGVDIIYHVAGLSGVGVIEAARNLGDKYYVIGVDQDQSYLAPDNVITSSIKDIGQILNIVISDYLKANTFEGGEVLNYGLREGFLGFVKNPKKISFALEKELDDISEKIINGKIVVPNNWSSYNKFLSTIR; this is translated from the coding sequence GTGAAAAGTTTATTTTTGATTTTATGTGTTTTTTGTTATTCATGTTCTGATTCTAATGTTAATGGTGGTCTTGCCAAAATATCTGTTTTAGTTGATGGAGTTTTTGATGATGAGTCTTTTAATGAGGGTGCTTGGAAAGCTGTTAAAAAAATAGAGAAAGAATTCGGATTAGAAATAAGTATGAAAGAGTCTAATGCAAATTCTTATTTATCTGATCTTAAGTTATTAAAGGATAATGGGTCAAATCTTATCTGTTTGATTGGATATAAGCTTAGTGATTCTGCTATTACTGTTGCTTTAGAAAATCCAGGGATCAAATATGTAATTGTTGATCCTGTTTATGATAGTGATTTGGTCATTCCTGAGAATTTGTCAGCCATAACTTTTAGATCCGAAGAAGGAGCATTTTTAGTAGGATATATTGCAGCTAAAATATCTAAGACTGGGAAAATTGGGTTTTTAGGGGGAGTCGATGATGTCATTATTAATACGTTTAGGTATGGATATGAAGCTGGTGCTATGTATGCAAACAGTGATATTAATATTGATAATAAATATATTGGCAGTTTTGTTAATACTGATGCTGGAGAGAGTATGGCAAATGAGATGTATTTAGATGGAGTAGATATTATTTATCATGTTGCAGGTTTATCTGGGGTTGGGGTTATCGAGGCTGCCCGAAATCTTGGGGATAAGTATTATGTTATTGGAGTTGATCAGGATCAGTCATACCTTGCACCTGATAATGTGATTACATCTTCAATCAAAGATATTGGACAAATTTTGAATATTGTGATTTCTGATTACTTAAAAGCGAATACTTTTGAAGGAGGTGAGGTCTTGAATTATGGATTAAGAGAGGGATTTTTAGGTTTTGTTAAAAATCCTAAGAAAATTTCTTTCGCGCTTGAAAAGGAATTAGATGATATTTCTGAAAAGATAATTAATGGAAAGATTGTTGTTCCAAATAATTGGAGCTCTTATAATAAATTCCTTAGTACGATTCGTTAA